Below is a window of Malus domestica chromosome 13, GDT2T_hap1 DNA.
TTCAAACTATACAAAAGGGAGGAGATTCTGTAGAAAACTATCTACTAAGGTTAAAAAAGATTAAGGACGAATTGACAGCAGCAGGGGAAGTAGTTTCAGACCATGGTTTGGTTATTGCTACTCTGTCTGGATTGCCAAAGGAGTTTTCAATAATTAAAACAGTAGTTCTGGCTAAAGAAACCCCAATCTCTTTGAAAGAAAATAGGGCACAGCTTCTTGGTGCAGTTGTCTGCCTGGTACGTTGGTCATCATCTGCCTCTACTTCTACCCCTCAATGTGCATTACCACCCCTAAGTGTTTCCTAATCCAGTGCCTTATGTAATGCCACAAGCATTTACCGTGCCATTTCCTGTAAAAACAATCTTTTGGGTTAAACATATGGCTGCAGGTTCCCGACCATTTAATCCACCTCCAAATCAACCTTATTTGGGTTATCAAGAAAGAAAACCTATGTATTAAATGATTGAACCATACAATCTAATTACAATGGTAATGACACTCAGTACTACGATCTGGTGGTATTCATCTTCGcttagaagtgagaggtcttatgttcgaatctcgtggatgacgaattcaataccaaattaggctaccCATAGTGTAGTTTGGCCAAACTCTCCCTcatcttagtgtaaaaatatcaatgtactcaAAAATTTACAATGGTAATGAGCTATATATACTGAGCAAAGCGCTCTATTTAATCCCCTTTTACTTAGCCAATGAGCAACTTATTGAAAAAAGTTGAAGTttcatcataaaaccaattagcaatacGAAGAATAGCGCAATGTCCTTTCTTTTCCTGATGTGGGATTCATACTCTCAACACATCTCCTCATATGTGAAAATTTTTCAAGCCTAGCACGTGGACATTACAAATTGGGTAACGTGGAGCATGTGTGGCCGTTAAGCTTTACACATGAGACAACATACtctaataccatgaagaaagttgagactCCACCATAAAACCCGTTGGCAATATAGGGAATAGCTAAATTATTTATAAAGCTGGGCAACTGTCCATGACCTAAAAAATTTGAAGGCACCATAATTATTAGGGTGATATGttcatatatgttttcataagagtataaatttataaaatttgattaaatgatCAAAAAGTTTAACAAGAAATGACAACCCCTGAGATTTTCTTAACAGCCATGAGATTTTTACAAATGCTCTATTTGGTTACTAAATTGAGTTTGAAGACTTTAATTGCATTCGTAGTAATTTATTGAGTTTGAAatacttttctaaatataattttatcgaaGTCTTAGGTGTGAAATCAAATAATTTTCCTTATATGAAGTTAGATATTTTTTAGAGGGTTGCCCTGAACCTCAAAAACCTTAGGGCTGTGAGAATGTACAGGTAAAAGAGTCTCATATTGGTGAAAGAAAAAACATTGTAAAAGATTATAAGAGGTTGGACTACTCCTCATATTGGCCATTGCTTTTATGGTAGAAcctaactttcttcatggtatcaaagcaagTTAGCCCACGTGTCCATGTCACCCACTTCGTGTTGTCCATatgtttggcttgaaaattcgccacacatGAGGGCGCATATGAGAATATGAAGGTAAAAAAGTCTCACATTGGTGAAAGGAGAAATCTTGcaagggcttataagaggttgggctactctctattttgccaattagttttacggttggaacctcaactttctgtAAGTCCAGCCCTAAACACATACAATGTCTATTCTTTTCCCAACGTGAAATTCTTACTCCCAACACTTATTACTCACTTTCCAACAGTCTTAACAAGCATATATATTCTTACATGATGGTGATCGGCACAAATCGCAACCCAATGCATAGCTAACACCTGTCATTAAGAGTGTCACAGCTAGGAGGCAAATTCTCTACCCTCCCATttctcgtgccctcctgttttgtgtggtcacagttaagtcacgtcagcattttatatatttttttatagagataataagacaaaaatgaatagtaatataaaatgttgacatagcttaaccgtgaccacacaaacaggaggacaCGAGAAGTGGGAGGAAAGAGAATCTTCCTCCTCACAGCTAAAGCAGGAGCAGACATTGGCTTCTCAAATTACACATCGAATTTGCTGCACCTGGAAGTATTATAACCACTTAATTATGGTAAAGATAAGTTGATTTTCACGATTCTGCAGAGTCTAAAAGAGGAGATCAGGAACCTCTCGAGCCACTTTTATTGGCAATTTTTGTGCTTTTCCCCACATTGGCCGGTGATTGTAAGACCTGTTTATGACGGTGATCAATAAAGTCCACTATAAGTGACAAACAACGCATCGCATTACTGCGtgaaggaaaggaaaaaaaaaaaggcgcgTGAAGTTTTTATCTTTCAAAAAAATTtacttgaaaacaattttgtgATCTTTATCTttcaaaaaaatgtttatgattttattCTTTTGGTCGTAATCTACAGTGTGCAATACCTTCTTAATTTTACACAAGCTAGGTGTAAAGAAAAAGTAACTtaatgataagctcatatttatatatattttacataaaatttacttgtcttttcttagttagttctttatatttttgagctatttactatgtttttgtgttttgtgtgatttatcaagcaaagaaaagaaaagtagcacaagtgagatattaagtaacaaattcgtcaaaactgcctgttcagattagctgactttggaagcatgttacgaacatctcagaatgaatgagaaaatgagccttatatgcttggaaagctacggaagcctattttctggagaaatttacggattgttaatatcatttttctagaagaagttatgggcattgtaacactgaaaggttcagcaaagggctaagcagatttggctaataaaatgagaaagtaaaggcacttgttttgtgttttgctttgtcatcaacactcagcagcaaatggggtaatgattgcactcatttggctttggagcaagtggaaatgcacagctagaaagagaaggcacgacatatgcaaaagagaaacatggacagctacacacATTCAAACTGCAGAGGTTGGAGGGCATACACACACTCtacatggacagcacacacacaacaagaaaggcacggcatggaGGGCTTGGCATGGGTAGAAAATAGGTGGATTGTtagctgaaataatgaagaacatgtgtgtgcaaatgcaaaggaaatacacacacatgggcaaaggaaagacacacacatgggcaaagagaaaggcacggcatggacagttggcatgggcagaaaatgggttgatttgtggctgaaatgatgaagaacatgtgtgtaaatgtaaaggagaaacatggcagaaaatgtgtttgttttgtggctgaaatgatggaggtcatgtgtgtgcaaatgaaaagggaaacatggacatcacacacccatacaaactgcacatgaaaggaattgaagtggtcatctccttagcctataaatacatccaccattccccttcctaagaacaatcttgatccatcaaaatagcttcattcacaaacacaatttccttgctgtgacctccatccattcatctagccatactacatctcaccaatccatacactttcatctcttagccgtgcaaatctattccatccatatatccatacacatcctagacacttgtgctacaacaaggtagtgaaaacaaaggtccttggcgtttcaagcttggaactttggagcattttaggtatcttcgttcttgctttcaatgtctactttgttattttctaattttgttgcaattatgagtggctaaacccctatttagttagggggaagtttgaagccatgaacatgcttgagatttgacttgatttcttccaattgtgatttgataagttgtgattgcaattcaattatctattttattcataactgattcttgtatgtttattaaggatgcatacttagttttcatgcatgaattagatgctagaatataaatgagtttcacctaatcgttacaagtttatattcatgagtagtgaaggttgtttatcacaatcgtgttaattgaattcttggcaattgtatcatgcattcatagttataattacctcgtcaacacttatgattgtcattgaacgtaatgatctctaattgtatctctattatgcattcatataggggacttttagagaatgatttgggttgtcgcatgcattcatctaattcaatgagtaaaggaaaatctgagggttaatttgtgcatcacagttaatctggggtgttgagcatcatagttatttgaaaagcaattggaaatcgattcatgtacaagtgtgtcatgtgtgaagaacggacctctaactaatccatccatcatcgtattcctcaaatttgtcttataatctgcctagttttataacttgttgtttgtttcaaattcatcaaaaccaaaatccccattttacgttcttgtttcaaagtgttaaatttcggtattgtttgtgtttttgagtgttttgattcaagccaaaacactaaattcgtccaaaattgtgttagagtcaaatctgcccagtttgtgtttttaggcagttttgagtctttagaatttgttttgagtcccttgagtctattcaaacgtttttaactttgtttttatgtttttgagtaagtttagaggttttagcaagcgctcctaatcctcggtttagaacgatccctacttgcatttatactacaatttgacaataagagagtttaatttgagtgctttaactttcatcgcatcacttAACTTAGATTATTGAAAATTAGAAGATaggaaaatgttaagtttggaTAACTACCCAATATATAGAGATGATTCCAAATTGATCCTAACTTTTTAAAACATTCAAACTAACTATCTAAGGCTTTAAAAAATGAATGTATGTTGTATTCATTATCATTAAGTGATGACATGAACAAATATTAATGCGTGTTTTAACTCTTAATACATCAATGGAGTTTTGAATCTCCAAATCGTTGCATTTTAGCTAGCAAATTTATGGTTAACATGGCTAAAAGGGGTCAATTTGGAGGATTAAAGCTCCAAAGACGATGATTAGTGAAAATCAATTTTATTATTTGTCCATCTCATCATTTAATGTAGTAATGTCATCACTTAATGTTGGTAAAGTCCTCACTTATCACCAATGACCTAATTTTTAAAACGTTagttatttaaaatattttaaaaagttgAGACCAATTAAAAATTACTCCAAAAAATTTGTTAGTTATTTAAAACGTTAGTtatttaaaatgttttaaaatgttttgaagtGGAAAGCTGGCTAAACTACGATGTAAGCATCACGAACTCACATTAAAAACTAGAAAGCTTTCGACTTTATGATTTTAATATAGAGACAAAATCAGACTTTCCTGCTAAATGGGATTTTGGATCTTGCAAAAGCTTATATGCATTTACCATGTGCTTTTGTCTTTATAGATGAAATTCAAAGTCTAAGCCAACAATTCTGTCTCGACATTCCTATTGACAAACCAAAAACCATGCACAATCAAATAATACTTTGACATTCTCCCGGTATTAGTTGAACTACTTTCTTTTTGGCCGGCTAATTAACATTGAGCCAGAAAATCAACAACCAAAACCACACTGGCTATATGACCACAATCGCATAAGCAACAATCCGTATTCGTCTTTACTCCTCCTCCctttccttatatatatatatatatatatatatatatatgagtaaATACACATAGGACCATGCATACCATCAGCATTAACTAGCTCCAAACTTCTTGCTACTAAATAAAACATTCGAGCTGATTAATTAGGAGATGGGAAGATCAATGAAGGTCGAGATTGAAGTGATCTCCAATAAGATAATCaaaccatcttctccaactcctGGCCACCTTCGTCATTACCAATTCTCCTTTCTTGATCAAATAGCTCCCCAAGTCTACAACCCTTTACTCCTCTTCTATGAATACAATGCCAAGACACATCCCAATATCACTGAAATATCCAACCACCTTAAGAACTCGTTATCCAAGGTCCTATCCCTATTCTACCCGCTAGCGGGAATCAAACACAACCACTTCATACATTGCAATGACGAGGGCATCCCCTACGTCAAGGCTCAAGTGCTGAATTGCACTCTCTCTGATGTTCTCAGCAACCCCAACCCTGGTGAACTTAACAAGTTCATGCCATTTGAACTTGATGATATTACCAATCCATTACCCTTAGGGGTCCAGCTCAACATATTTCAGTGTGGAGGATTTGCTATTGGCCAATGCATTTCTCACAAGATTGCTGATGGGTTGTCCTATTTCATGTTCAGCAAAATTTGGGCAGCCATTGCCCGTGGGAACCAAGCCAACATAGACCCTCCACCATTTGTGTCAGCCACTCTTCCCACCAAAGGAGTTCAATACTGGATTCGATGGAGGCGTTGGAATCACAAAGGATAGAGTGACAAAGAGGTTCGTGTTCAGTGCCTCTAAATAGAAACCCTCCAAGCAAAatatgaagaagatatgaaaaGCCTCCAACTAAAATGCCCCTCGCGTGTCGAGAGACCTTATCCGCTTTCATATGGAGTCGATTTGTGGTGGCTACAAAGGATTGTACCGTGAATAAATTGTACAGGGTGGTCCATGCAGTGAACCTACGTCCACGGTTTAGTCCACCGTTGCCTCAACATTCTTGTGGGAATCTTTTTCGTGTTGCCATTGTTATAACCAATCAGTATAAGGAAtcaagcaaaatatatatatatatatatatatatatatatatatatatatttacaactATAATAACCaactaaaattacaaaaatcaaattgaaattGAACCTGATAACaacaattgaaattgaaatgtacTAACTTGATCAGATAGAGGCCTACGATGCAGTGACCTAAGACAGAAATTCGTCCTCACTTGTGCTGTAGTTTTGGACGTCTATCTAGAGGATACAACTATCTAAAACAAGTTCTTGCACACGAACTTGTTCCCTAACGAATTTACTTTATGTTTTTCCAAGAAcaacagaagaagaagagggaagaagatcaagtttttttttttctgtgtttCAAGGACGAATGGTTTCGTCCTTATATAAAACCCAAATGAGTCGTTACGTCGTCAGTTGCAACTGTTCGATTTTATCCGAGAttattgaaaataataaaattacattAAAAACTAAATCGGATTTAATCAACAAAGCCCAAGAGGTCGATTTTATCCGAGAttattgaaaataataaaattacattaaaaattaaatcgGATTTAATTAGCAGAGCATAATAGGTCCAAGGTCATTTTTTACTATTTAATATATATGTAGCCCATTAGTAAGTCCACTTCTCACTTGTCATCCATTTAACCCTTAAATGGGTAAAACCCATATAAAGGCTATAAATCCTCAACCTTCCTTCGATGTGGGACTAAAGTCCCACAAGTTCCTACAGCCATGACATCACCTTTGCAAACCAGTAACGGTGGGGAGGAAGAATGTGATGGGGTGGTGATTGGGGAGGTGCGAGAAACACTGAGCAAGATTGACAAAGAGTACGTGAAGGAATTACAAAGGCAGGGTGATAAGCACTTGGGTTTAATGAAGGAAACTGCTGATAGTTTCAAGAGAGGAGACATGGCTACGTTACTTAGCTTCAGTAGTTATTGTAGGTTTCCTCTTTATGAAAATGATTTTGGTTGGGGCAGACCTGCGTGGGTGGGATCACCGGCACTGACCTATAAGAACCTGGTGCTTTTCATGGACACCAAGGAGGGTGATGGAATAGAGGCATATGTTAGCTTGGAGGAGAGAGTAATGGCCAAATTCGAATGTGACAGCGAGTTGCTCTCTTATGTTTCTCCAACCGGTCGGGTGCTGCCGAGTTGTGAAAATTAATTTCGCAATGTTTTTGTTATGTGTCACAAATAATGTGAATTTTAtgagttttaattaaatttagcCCTAAAAATATCCTAAATCTCTGACCCTAATAACATCTCAGATCTCCCTCCTTTGTGTCTCACACAACTGTTCTCATCTATCCTCCCACCCTTCCACCCACAAATACTCCAATTGCCTGCTAGATGCTTACTTTCAAATGAGAAGCCTTATCTGGTCACTGTATTTGCTACCCACCTTGAGAAGGTGTGCAAAACCACTTTGGTGGTTTAGGTCCCTGCGCTGCCTCCTTCTACAGTTTCGATGATATTTTATCTACTTGCGTAATTcttcccttactggtcctcggGTGGTGGACAAGGTCGCTGGTGTTGGTTGTTGTTTTTGCTAGCTAAGTTTTATTTTGagca
It encodes the following:
- the LOC103414464 gene encoding limonoid 21-O-acetyltransferse-like, with translation MKVEIEVISNKIIKPSSPTPGHLRHYQFSFLDQIAPQVYNPLLLFYEYNAKTHPNITEISNHLKNSLSKVLSLFYPLAGIKHNHFIHCNDEGIPYVKAQVLNCTLSDVLSNPNPGELNKFMPFELDDITNPLPLGVQLNIFQCGGFAIGQCISHKIADGLSYFMFSKIWAAIARGNQANIDPPPFVSATLPTKGVQYWIRWRRWNHKG
- the LOC139190770 gene encoding acyltransferase-like, giving the protein MTSPLQTSNGGEEECDGVVIGEVRETLSKIDKEYVKELQRQGDKHLGLMKETADSFKRGDMATLLSFSSYCRFPLYENDFGWGRPAWVGSPALTYKNLVLFMDTKEGDGIEAYVSLEERVMAKFECDSELLSYVSPTGRVLPSCEN